A single region of the Zonotrichia albicollis isolate bZonAlb1 chromosome 16, bZonAlb1.hap1, whole genome shotgun sequence genome encodes:
- the LOC102069087 gene encoding glucagon receptor: MGDTPGAGSLRSLVQLAWLCLFSSVPRGGAKVLEKTFEEWLRYRDECLRRMASEPYPAGLFCNRTFDMYACWPDGSPGTAVNVSCPFYLPWFEKVKHGLVSRRCGTDGQWVTVNGSQPWRDYSQCEDELEVTAEEEGARRLMVSFKVLYTVGYSLSLLTLISALLILTACRNLRCTRNYIHANLFASFGLRATSVMVKDALLERRWGVELLQVADWEALLSHEATLGCRAAQVLMQYCILANHYWFLVEAVYLYKLLIGAVFSEKNYYRLYLYLGWGTPVVFVVPWMAAKYLKENAECWALNENMAYWWIIRIPILLASLINLLIFMRILKVILAKLRANQKGYADYKLRLAKATLTLIPLFGIHEVVFIFATDEQTTGILRYVKVFFTLFLNSFQGFLVAVLYCFANKEVKSEMKKKWQLWKLDHPVLCCAQ, from the exons ATGGGGGACACGCCTGGAGCCGGATCCCTGCGGAGCCTCGTCCAGCTCGCCTGGCTGTGCCTCTTCTCCTCCGTGCCG CGCGGCGGGGCCAAGGTGCTGGAGAAGACCTTCGAGGAGTGGCTGCGGTACCGTGACGAGTGCCTGAGGAGGATGGCGAGCGAGCCCTACCCGGCAG GGCTGTTCTGTAACAGGACATTTGACATGTACGCCTGCTGGCCCGACGGGAGCCCCGGCACCGCCGTCAACGTCTCCTGCCCCTTCTACCTGCCCTGGTTTGAGAAAG TGAAACACGGGCTGGTGAGCCGCAGGTGCGGCACCGACGGCCAGTGGGTGACAGTGAacggcagccagccctggagggaCTATTCCCAGTGCGAGGATGAGCTGGAGGTCACCGCTGAGGAG GAAGGCGCCCGCCGGCTCATGGTGAGCTTCAAGGTGCTCTACACCGTGGGCTACTCGCTGTCGCTGCTCACCCTCATCTCCGCCCTGCTCATCCTCACCGCCTGCAG GAACCTGCGCTGCACCAGGAATTACATCCACGCCAACCTGTTCGCCTCCTTCGGGCTGCGCGCCACCTCGGTGATGGTGAAGGACGCGCTGCTGGAGCGGCGCTGGGgcgtggagctgctgcaggtggcgGACTGGGAGGCTCTGCTGAGCCACGAGGcga CGCTGGGGTGCCGTGCAGCGCAGGTGCTGATGCAGTACTGCATCCTGGCCAACCACTACTGGTTCCTGGTGGAAGCTGTCTACCTCTACAAGCTGCTCATCGGGGCCGTGTTCTCCGAGAAGAATTACTACAGGCTCTACCTCTACCTGGGCTGGG GGACCCCCGTGGTGTTCGTGGTGCCCTGGATGGCCGCCAAGTACCTGAAGGAGAACGCGGA GTGCTGGGCCCTGAATGAGAACATGGCTTACTGGTGGATCATCCGCATCCCCATCCTGCTTGCCTCCCTG ATCAACCTGCTCATCTTCATGCGGATCCTCAAGGTGATCCTGGCCAAGCTCCGGGCCAACCAGAAGGGCTACGCCGACTACAAGCTGAG GCTGGCCAAAGCCACCCTGACCCTCATCCCCCTCTTTGGGATCCACGAGGTCGTTTTCATCTTCGCCACGGACGAGCAAACCACGGGCATCCTGCGCTACGTCAAGGTGTTCTTCACCCTCttcctcaactccttccag ggcttcctGGTGGCTGTGCTCTACTGCTTTGCCAACAAGGAG GTGAAGTCTGAGATGAAGAAGAAGTGGCAGCTCTGGAAGCTCGACCACCcggtgctctgctgtgcccagtgA